Genomic DNA from Danio rerio strain Tuebingen ecotype United States chromosome 5, GRCz12tu, whole genome shotgun sequence:
GATATAGATACAGATAAACATATGGTAATATCATTGTGACTGCTGAAGTTATGGTACACGATGTAGCTACAGAATAGAcaagctttaaatatgaaaattttttacacttttttttttttttttttttttacatttttgagcaagatTCTGGAGGCCTAATCGAATTCAATGattgatgctaagctaagctaagagcTCCTGCAAGATCTGAAGATTTTCTGAATGGATTCAATACTGGACCGTGTAACCTTTACTATGGAAGctataaaatgaaattattttattttaatatgtaaggTAAACCATATGACTTTACTAATATAAGCATGACATTCATCTGTTTATCAAAACACTTTCCTTACCTTCATCAAAGCTTTCCCGACTTTCTCTCCAAGAGCTTTCCGGAATGGCACAGCCTCTATGCCGATCACAGACACTGAATGAGCCTTATCTGTGAGAGCTGCAGCAACCTCCATTCCTGAACGCAGAACAACATATATAACAACTTGACGTACACCAAAAAgcagaaatagttcacccaaacatttaaaatctgttctttgttctgtaaaaaacaaaagaacaaagaaTTTTTTCCCtaatattcttcagaatatcttttttttttcaacagatgaATGTGGTATTGCTTCTATGCCTCTGTACTTTTTATGCAGTGATTTTCAACTCATCTCTCAATTCTCAATTGTTTTGAGTGGATGTGTGAAATCAGTTCTCATCAAATTCTCTCAGGTACTGTAGCTCATCACAAAAACTATGAGATTAATCCATTGATTTTTTAAACTCAGAAAGTTTTGTGAAAGTCAGAAAGTCTAATATTCGAATAGCAATCCCTTTAAATTGTGGCTTGAGCAACTCTTCACTTATACATACAATGTGAATTTTATATCCTCACCAATAAACGAGGTTCCAATAATGACGGCGTTCTTACTGCTGGCGAGTGTGACAATGCTGTTGGCATCCTCTGGCGTTCGGAGGTGAAATACATTTCCCACATCTTTACCTTTGTAACTCAGAGGTTTGGGCctgtaaaaatgaagaaaaaacaaacaaaaacttttaaattcaaatactgtcaccgactcggtcccagttactcccctcgctggccagcagaggccgccatctccggacttttagcattacatcatccacgtacgctgattgtgcacacacctgttcTGAATCAagctaacgacccacgtaccctttataagccagttCCAAACACTcactcagtgcgaagtcttgtttagccccggccagcatttctgagcgttattccctgcctgattcttcgtgcattactccagcctgtttctgactctgcttcgccttctgcctgcccacgacccacgcctgatttacggactctgatactctctgcctgcccacgacccacgcttgatacacggactctgatactcgctgccagcccacgacccacgcctgatacacggactctgatactcgcagcCTGCCCTCGACCAATGCCTGGTAAACccctctgtgtctgttcatcgcCAGTCTTGATACTTCATAGACTATTGTGGATGTGTGTTTGCCCtttagtgcatattgtgtgtttgagtgaaagcttgactaataaatactgcataatggatccctcagTGTAAGTCTCCTCGTTACAAATACAAAATGCATGTTCACCAATTTGGATTGGTAAGATTTAAGATCGGCAGAATGTCTGCTTAAAATTAAATttactcttatttttatttgtatagtactTGTTATAAACGATatatctgtgcacttcattatttagtcaaaaaatattttcccatggtacaaattgAGCAGTGACGTGCAGGGGGGTCAACTTTTTTGGTAATGTTACTTTGTGTAATACAATTAATCTAATGTtctattttaaaagattttcagtgttttgtggaatattttttgtaatttgacctACTGTGTCCTCTGATTAACAATTTCAGAGGTTACTGTTggtcaaactatgcatctaattttaCTTTAAGGCCACatgtagaaacaaacacctattttacaagaaaagtgtGAACACTTATCATGTCTATCATTGTAGATTCACaagattatgcattcacaatggcaTGATCCGTTATATaagtggtcaaatgtatatttattcattcattcattcattttcttttaggcttagtccctttattaatcaggggtcgccacagcagaatgaaatgcaaacttatctagcatatgttttatgaagcggatgccctttcagcagcagcccagtactgggcaacacccatacactcttgcattcgcacacatacactacggccagtttagcttagTATAGGATTGTAGGGGAaagcagagcacctggagaaaactcatgccaacactgggagaacacacaaactccacacagaaatgccagctaacccagccgggactcgaagcagtgaccttcttgaacagaggcaacagtgctaaccactgagccactgtgtcgccatgtAAGTTTGTATTATCTAATACTTTAATTAGTAATATTAGTATTTAAGATGCAGATCAGAGCAAACAATTTCTCCCTATTTAGAGGGGTGACCCCTAATATAGATATCAGATTAATAAAATGCTCCATTATTTGAAATGCTGTAGTGTTATTTTCAGTATAGCAATCTGTCACTTGAAAAAAACTGCAGAAGAagagtaaaaaatataaataaatcatacactTATCAATTAGATTCCATAGAATCTACGGTAACTTACTGGCACCAGTTTGTCAGTAGCTTACTGTAAATAGATTACAGcaaacatactgtatttacatttgcaGCACCATTTAGcttgctgtatatatatttacataattgtatgtatatctttactgtaaaatatacattttttatacaaataatataCATACTTTTATCcatataatattcatattttatacatataatatacataatttttacAATTCAATTGTAAAATTCGGTAGCATGCTGCATAAATAtcctacagtaaaatatagttcatATTACAGTCAAATAATGTGTAATTTgcaaaaaaacagtaaatttgctagaaaacagttcaacagaccatctgcagcgcaaggataaagaacaagccttctccattcggcctctctactttctctttacttttacttttgtggATGAAGAAACTGTGTTGTGCACTCCACTGAATTCACTGaaatcctattcttatgccccatatggtcaaatctaaactagttttcataataattttttgggggttttcacctttatttttgataggacagtagagagtattgacaggaaagcatggggagcaaagagaggggaaggatcggcataggaccgcgaggcggaatcgaacccgggtcaccgcgagtgcatgtgtcgacgcactaaccactacaccgcTGGCGCCAACCTAAACTAGtttttataaaaagaaatataaatatgcatataataaaataatagttctAATAATAACATGGAAATTATACgaaagcaaattgtcataaataaactgaaaaaagccccctgacataaagaaggcatggaggcagtcgTTTTTATATATatgcagtaaataataattttttaaacatttttaattcttttttttttttcatttgtaaagatatttgtgtattgctgtacatcctgtgtgtattaatcgTTTGATCCTGCATACTGTACgcacataactaacgcgctctgcgctggacttgtTCAATAGCACAGTCTATTTTAGGGTGTTTCAcaccaagatcgcctgaatgaggtgctCTTGGGCttaattgaaacgaactctggagtggatcgattgtagtgagaaggCGATACGATctgagcccggctatatcacagcgTATCATGGACATGTCATAGGCATATATatggctatataaagagagaattatgagttgggcgggatgtcattcaacaggtaaatgtgtgtttcatttcaaatacgaaagtgaaagcatgctgaacaaTTAACGAGAGCTGTTGATCCGTTAGGAAAGCTGACCGACCTGCAGTCttagtttatctgttatttctctctataatgtaaagcctgtaatgcataagccaactgctatctatgagaaagtcttacctctgctTTATATTTGACGATATCTAAAGGTGtcaccatttaaaattaaaaggCAGCTATTCACTTATAATGTCTTTTTGCTCATCGTCATAAGTTAAAATAAGGacacatgacagctgagcgggacttgttttagctattttggttaGTTTAGAAACTTGAAagcaaaccgcaccaagaacaaagagcaacaatggaACAAATTTAattcctgtttcggaacaaattaatcaatttacaggtgtgaaagcacccttagtttctcaaaatagcaacgcgctaacaatgcgccttaacacacctctattgTAGACTGGAATtgccatgagtccacaaagcggtgcaaatgcatttgctatttaaacaacaaggcgcaaaatatgaaaattagggTTACACTGGTCTGAATACAGCTACAAATCGAGCTAGGAACATGTTATGCCTTATTGCACTGGGCGTATGATAGGACCCTGCCTGAATAGTAGTTCAGCTGTATTCATGTTTACCTGCTTCCAGTGGCAATGAAGAGTTTTCGATATTCCATTTTAAACCCATCCCTAAATGTCACAGTGTGTGTCTTCACATCCACAGAGACAACCTGTGCAGAAACATGACAATTTGTGCAATTCTGAatattcatttgtaaaaaaaaaaacaaaaaaaaaaaacaacaaaaacatatttaagaAGTCATTTGTTGAAATGCTGTTACATtactaactaaattaattattccTAAAATTATGTATTACAAGGGTATAGTTCCAATATTACTGTCTGATTTGCCTTAGTATTTTGTATCATAGTTGAAagattacaatatttatttacatgtttatgttatttacatgtttttatatgttatttttttcatctttatCTACAAAGACCTCACCTCTTTCTCCAGTAATACCTCAATGTCATGCATCTGAAAGAAATCAGATGAACGCAACTGCAGCTGTTCAGCCGTGCTCTCTAAAGACTGAAGAAAAGCATCAAATCAATGTCTGAGTGTCGGAATGAAACTTTCGGCTGGAAAGAAATTGTCATGTAATCATGTACTGAATATGTGACCCCGGACAATAAAACCAGTCATAACAAACTGAGATTTATACAAGTTGAATTAATTCTGCTGTTGTATGATTTATGATATGACAATATTTGGTTGCGATACAAGCATTTAAAAATCTGGAATATGAAGGTttaaaaatactgagaaaatcacctttaatatGATCCGATTTTTTTGAAAGTAGGGCATTTTTGAAAAGTCATCAAGGAAGGTGATCtttaattaatattgtaatgattttCGGCATACAGGAAAAAGCAGATCATTTTGGATCATTTAATGAATCATAGAATAAATATCATAGCTTTGTGGTCCAGGGTTACATggttaaacgttttttttttcccccacactATTCTATGGACTGTTCTGTGTACAAACCTTACTCAGTTTAGGCCTGTCGTAAGGCAGATGTTTGTCCGTGGTGCAGATCACTATACGGTCAGTGAAGCCCTCCTGCCTCAGTGTCTCAGCACACACCAGACCAGCAGGCCCTGAGTGAGAACATCCACATAAGGTCAACAGGAGCATCAGAAAGTTTCTTCTTTTATCTTGAATCTGAATATAAATGCGTGACTTTAGCTGATGCTTTGAATGTTATCTCCAACAGTTTATCTTTATTATTACTTAACAACCAGTAATTGCGCTGTCTCATGTTTAAAGGTGGCAATTAAACTTTGATCTTAGTCTCTTCTAAATGTACAACTATTATAAAGCTATTTTAAGTTGAATAAAATCAAATCAGCCTGAGATAAGAATGATGTTAAGAAATGGCTTTGTTTTGCACATTGAAGTACATTACAAGGTGCATTATCCATTCAAGCCACTCTGAAGGTAAATTCAGCTTTACTAGgctaaatacagtatatatagcgCAACTGATAAGGTCAGCAGATTGTAAAGTTAAAAGCCATAGCCTATAAGTTTCACTAGGATTACTTAAAACATCACGTGAATTCGCTAAATGTCAACTGACCTGGCATTTAGGGAACATAATAGTCATAAAGTCAATATTATAGTTATTTGTCCAATAAATAATTAAGTGTTTAATAATTTTAGCCATGTTTAttatcattcaatcattcattttcttttcggcctagtctctttattaatccaggctcgccacagcggaatgaaccgccaccttatccagcatatgttttacacagtggatgcctttgcAATCACTGTGAAACAAccatacatactcatttacacacatacacttcagacaatttagctcacccaattcacctatactgcatgtctatggactgtggggaaaaccggggcaacaggaggaaacccacgcgaacacaggaagaacatgcaaactccacagaaatgccaacttgacccagctgaggctcaaaccagcgaccttcttgctgagacaGTACTGCGACACCGCTTCGCCACATGTTCATTATCAACAAACACAATTTAACCAACTTTTAAATGTCGTGTGATGTCGTTTTCATGCGTCGTTTATATTTAAGCCCCGCCCACTTGCGCTGAACTGTTGCCTCGTGTTGCGATTTTAGTCGGGTCGCGTCAACATCGCGTctaaagtaaacaaacagctgTTTTAAACTCCGACGGTGTCTATATATTGCAAACGTATGCAGTTGGTCATTCAGTTTCTGTCATCGAGAAGACAAATAAAGATGGAAAGGAGACGCGTCCTGTTTTAAAAGTTTGTTAACAATACGTTTCTGTTCAGCCTTCAGAAAATACCATCATGGACGTTAGCACGTTAGCCATCTGACAGAACTGCAAACCGTGAGTAAACTTTTCATAATGCTTTGTAAGTGAtggttgtttaaaaaaacagtttaaaccgTTTCAAAATACTCAAAAGCAATATATTTTggtatgttattatttatatgcGATTTAagtaagcaaaataaacatttgtacaataataaattaagtttttataattaatttagcaacattacacatgaaaaaagggaaaatatttacagaaaaacaaatgaaccaataaataatattttatatttaattttattatttaactttatttttatttaaatttatatatatatatatataagttataatTATACAGTAGACACCTTAGTAGGTTGTGAATATGAAAACAAATGTGGATAGTTTTGACAGCTAGCTGGTATTGATTTTTTAagtgctatttattttattttaaactcgcaaataaaacacaattacagcaaaacaaataaataataacatagcCTACATGGAAAGTCGTGATTATTATATATCCAAACATGAACTAAAAAGACCTTTTTTGATTAtctctaatttaaaataatttatgcggaaaaaaaagattataaaactGCAGCGCACTGAACACGCGTCTTTAATCTACCGCTTAACACCGAGTAGACGGACGCGCACTACATTTTGAAGCACAGACAGCTTAACCGTCTCTCTCAGGACCGCAGTAATATATTGACATTgcattgttatttgtattatccTATCCAGTCAGTAATAACATTGACCATTTAACTTTACTGACAAATcttggtttaaaaataaataacttcagAATAAGGGttgaaaaagtataataaaaatacagtacacattaaaaaaaaaacatgatcattAAAAGTGAACTGCAAGGAACATATtagaataatcattttaaaatccaTGACCCCTTGatttaaatgaaaattctgctttTTTATTGGTTCTCATGTGATCCCAAACCCATAAACTACActtttgttcatcttcaacagaatgcaaatgaagatatttttaaaggattagttcCAGTTTTCTGGACTTAAAACGTCTCAGAAtcgttgctgtctatggaggatgaaggAGCTCTCGATTTTTGTGTACAAAAGATGACTGGAGATCTCAGAGGATTGGAACGACATGTGGGTGagtaattaaaagcaaaaattttcatttttttggattgactaaattaaaaaataatgaattaaactaAGAAACCAAATATATTACGCTTCATTCAAAAACCTGATGcttcagaaaaaaaatcatgacaAAATCAAGACGTTAAAATTCAAGTCTTTAGAAGAGACATTTTTGCTttataatgctttttttaatgaCTTAAGCCTTTAATCACATATAAacatccatagatatatacactagatatcgcatagggaccctgagcatgagtcattattaggggtgtcacaatttcgacttttaatcgaaatcgatcgaaatttctGCTCAAtctcgattatcgaatcaaaaaatagaatcgtcgatgctgccacgcccccatgtcacatcagcttggcttgccaagctggaaaaaaacaggcttgttgaagtgcttgttaaactgcagaagcaggagacccgtcgacagaacttaaactctctcctctttcaatgaagtcgccggtgtgtaagcattttggatttccgttgagttatgttgacaacgttcgtgttgtcaacaaaaaaatacagttttgcaagctctgctatgtacgtattacgtacggttcgtccaatagacaacaccggcatcgcgatacTCTgcccgctcgcgaaaagtacacactcaggccctgtttacactgtctttgtttttaaatggcattttagaacgacaacgatttgacatccacagtggcgagtagcatttctgagcagccctccttcctctctacctctgaaaatgcacatcacgtgaccacacagacacagacgcacacagccatgcgctcgagacagcaggttcaggcagtcagaagactgcttcaatctttcactcacttgtacttagtcattttagcgaacacctcagatactgttggctggttcctgttggttgtgcgtcttttttaacgacgccattataacgacacagatcactgcctattcactagtcccgcagaaaaaagtgattggcAGGTGGTAATTgcgtgtatcttgcctttattcatttactgtatgatttgtttatgggtaaaacaaagaccatgcaggtcaggtagtttaaacggtaggctacaaataattaattggtcattaattaattaattgttcataatcgaaaatcgaatcaaatcgtgactttagaatcgaaaatgttttcgaatcgaggatttggaggatcgtgacacccttagtcatTATAGCGtcaccacattggtacagtgctcccaggacaagtgtcattcaaccgcactagtcaagacagtgttattacgtgaagatgcgtgactttagcgctgtctacgggtgtagtaacaagcaaacaaagaaaacaaagcacaaaggcagaatatttcataggtaagattaagtttctTACGTTTTTGtgtgttctgaacttttgtgctaaacaggtaacttTATTGATGACAATGCAGTCACTTattgcattcaccataaggcaaagtaactacaactcgcactaaatactcagcttatgctagttttgttgaataaaatcagcaaacaatgtaaaagatatatgacaacgagatgctgcggtgccagaaacttgtattattgtcggctagtgaacgagtcgtccataacggagattcattcacagaCGAATCGtgtccctccgtcagtatgagaagtgaaagcaatgttgtggggacattacattttgtttggaaataaaaattggttgatgtcagaacctaACATAAGGCCaacaacgtcaatgtccaacctaaaagcaaccaaatatcaaagtctaatgatgttacagcttgacgttgtgtgaaagttaccactatgatgctatcaaatgttggattttggttgccatgcctGACGAATATACGTCAGTGTTTGACGTCAGTATGACGTTGCTTTgagatgttggcttgacattggattttggtcactttccaacacaacctaaaatcgaccaaatatcaacgtcatttgacgtcattattggacatcaaaataacgttgtccttagatgtcAGCTAAacactgaattttggtcacctgatatcacaacctaaatctaacccaatattaCTGTCTtgtgacgttgtgtgcctgctgggcaatgaaTAAATACACCAcataatgttacgtttacacacacccacaaattacatgtagacgcatcagctttttacagcgtactcactactcttaagtatttttgaaagggctactttttactcatactttgagtaatatttacaacagttaTTTTTACTCTACTTGTGCTGCATTTTTAGGCAagcaatggtacttttacttaagtatgacttttcagtactttttccaccactgATTATTTTTTGgatgggtttggaacaacatgaatgtaagtaaatgatgatcattttaattttaaggtgAACTAGCAACTTTAGAAACACACATACATCTCTGTATgttttaataaacattcattGAGGTTCAgtgaaataaataatgttataaagtGAATTCATGTCGTTTTAATGCAATTTGGTGTCATTTTATAATATCATGGCTCCAACCTGATCCAATAATGAGAACGTGACTGAATCCAGTGCTGGAATTGATGACGGCAGAGCATTTTGACATAACCTTTGATCGCCGTTGAGTCTGAAGGGCCTGTCAGGAAACAAATGATTTCTCACATCACTATTTACAGCTGCTGTTAAATGTAACTGTCTCTGCACACATActgaagacagagagagagagagagagacacttaCCTGCTTGTTTGCTCTTATTATCACCTTCTCCTTTTCGACTCTGACctgaaatagtaaaaaaaaacaaattgactTGACAGAATATTATGTAACAGAGGGATTATGAAAACACCCCCACTGGTTAGGGATGACACATACTGAGATTCGTTTTCTCTCCTCTGATGAACTCCTACATATTCAGGGTTTATAGAAACGTGtaaggaaaatgtttttttttttttttcaaatcaattGGTCTCATTCTTTATTTGAAAGTGAACATGTGAATATTTTCCCACCGAAAACATGATGTGTTAGTAAATGTACActttttgggccctatcatacgcccggtacaataaggcgcaagacgtgtttggcgcaaTTTGTTGGTATTTTCATACcaatgcaaccctaattttcctgctttgcgccacgttgtttaaatagcaaatgcatttgcaccactttgtggactcatgggtgttccagtctagaaagaaggtgtgttaaggcgcattgttggttgCTTTGCTATTTTGAGCAACTAAAATAGATTGTTCAATAGACCAATTGTTGGTTGTGTGTAATAAATGCAAACACATTGCCTAATACAcataggatgtacagcaatacacaaatatctttacaaataaaaaaagaataaaaaggattaaaatattacaaaaattattgttttatacataaatataaaatttaccactaactccatgccttcttcatttcAGGggactttttcagtttattcatgagaATTTGCAtttggttaatattattattagcagtattatttattatatgtatatttatatttattttaataaaaacaagtttagatttgtccacctgaaGGGTTTTGGAatcgtctgcatcaccatatggagcATAGGAAGAATTGGAcgcgtgtttggatataactcagttgtttgaccacacttcgttattattgttcatttatttgtttgctggaaattaaaactgaatttagaaatagttttgaaacaaatctttgtgcttaacaaatgaaattaaatatgtaggctaatggatgccttcagtggagtgagttttcaCCGTTTCcgtatccacgaaagtaaaggagtaaattgaaaagagaaagtaaagaggccaaatggaggagacTTGTTCTttgtcctcgtgctgcagatggagtgttgaactgttttctcgctagtgaaaccttcagtttttccacttacaaagtccgccaaaTAGCAAATGCTATggtgtgacacaactgactcttaaagtgaatgggaaatgagactctgattggtttaatgtacattaaaaacacatttaacctccataactcattaagagaataagcacaaccctgttagaccatgcgccagagTGCAAATCTTATtgttccatccttaaaatagcaaaagtggatccagacacgcccttaatgcttttgaaccatgcgctttagactttgtgcctagatcattaataTATATTGCTAGTTTTGACACATTGTTTAGAATTTGtggcaaaaaaatatttaatttggtgtggccagagaaaaaaagGTAAATCTTTAGTATTGAGTCTTGAAAAAGTcttgtgaaataaaactaattgcaatgcaacactatgaaaccacaacccatttgctcatgcacacttaGCAAGATCATATACAACACATAaacaagtgaaatgaatgagaaggcatgccTAATGTGGACAAACACAAAATctaaagtaattttagcatgtcaaagtcaaatctttgcatataaaatatattttcccaacaacaaaattgtggcttgtGAATATTGCAAATGGCTactaacattggaaaact
This window encodes:
- the aifm3 gene encoding apoptosis-inducing factor 3 isoform X3, which produces MGGCLSKPKPVEVKVELTLLDKEKEVDLMSPNGKASPFSECRPNGSLGHCSDEDSMTLRPQRKNRDYIEASVCHIKDLENGQMREVDLGAGRALLIKEHGEFFAMGHKCPHYGAPLVKGVLSKGHVRCPWHGACFNIATGDIEDFPGLDSLPTFQVRVEKEKVIIRANKQALQTQRRSKVMSKCSAVINSSTGFSHVLIIGSGPAGLVCAETLRQEGFTDRIVICTTDKHLPYDRPKLSKSLESTAEQLQLRSSDFFQMHDIEVLLEKEVVSVDVKTHTVTFRDGFKMEYRKLFIATGSRPKPLSYKGKDVGNVFHLRTPEDANSIVTLASSKNAVIIGTSFIGEDIKFTLYV